In a genomic window of Gossypium arboreum isolate Shixiya-1 chromosome 7, ASM2569848v2, whole genome shotgun sequence:
- the LOC108476867 gene encoding probable receptor-like protein kinase At5g20050 yields the protein MEDKKANIIAATIIFGLIVLIVVARVSLRLSKAFFLIVGADIAVILAVFVCLVIRGRYHRRRKLLENKFVSEGRELRIEYSFLRKVAGVPIKFKHKELEDATDNFKALLGQGASASVFKGILTDGTSVAVKRIDGEEHGEKEFRAEVAAIASVQHVNLVRLMGYCCAPSGPRYLVYEFIPNGSLDYWIFPRKERGRGGCLSWDLRYRVAIDVAKALSYLHHDCRSRILHLDVKPENILLDENYRAIVADFGLSKLIGKDESGVITTLRGTRGYLAPEWLLEHGVSEKSDIYSYGMVLFEMIGGQRNVSLIENGNDRSQRKWNFFPKIVRKKLKEGKLIEAIDQRLVEAGGGGGVDERQLKRLVYVALWCIQEKAKLRPNMAQVVEMLEGHVVIDEPPDTQMIVVDLLSMDDDDGGGGGDCDHRHYRPKITVMGSDVDCNPPTSTSSSFSMSVLSGR from the coding sequence ATGGAGGACAAGAAGGCAAACATCATAGCTGCAACAATAATCTTCGGCCTCATCGTACTGATCGTCGTTGCTCGAGTATCATTGAGACTTTCCAAGGCATTTTTCCTCATTGTAGGGGCAGACATTGCAGTAATCCTTGCAGTATTTGTGTGTCTTGTGATTCGAGGACGTTATCATCGCCGAAGGAAACTGTTGGAAAACAAGTTCGTATCGGAAGGTCGAGAGCTTCGAATCGAGTACAGTTTTCTTAGAAAAGTAGCTGGTGTTCCAATAAAGTTTAAACACAAGGAGCTTGAAGATGCAACAGATAATTTCAAGGCATTGTTAGGCCAAGGTGCGTCAGCGTCGGTATTCAAAGGCATACTAACCGATGGTACATCGGTCGCGGTGAAACGAATCGATGGTGAAGAGCACGGTGAAAAGGAGTTTAGAGCTGAAGTTGCAGCTATTGCAAGTGTACAACATGTTAACCTTGTGAGACTTATGGGGTATTGTTGTGCTCCTTCGGGACCAAGGTACCTTGTTTATGAATTTATCCCAAATGGTTCATTAGATTATTGGATTTTCCCTAGAAAAGAAAGGGGAAGGGGAGGTTGCTTGTCTTGGGATTTAAGGTATAGAGTTGCTATTGATGTGGCTAAGGCACTTTCATATCTACACCATGATTGTAGGTCAAGGATATTACACCTTGATGTTAAACCAGAAAATATATTGCTTGATGAGAATTATAGAGCAATCGTGGCTGATTTTGGTTTATCAAAGTTAATAGGAAAAGATGAAAGTGGGGTTATTACAACATTAAGAGGGACTAGAGGTTATTTAGCACCAGAATGGCTATTAGAACATGGAGTTTCAGAGAAATCTGATATTTACAGCTATGGAATGGTTCTTTTTGAAATGATCGGTGGTCAAAGAAATGTTAGTTTGATTGAAAATGGGAATGACAGATCTCAAAGGAAATGGAATTTCTTTCCTAAAATTGTGAGGAAAAAACTAAAAGAAGGGAAATTAATAGAAGCTATTGATCAAAGACTTGTTGAAGCAGGTGGCGGTGGTGGTGTTGATGAAAGGCAATTGAAAAGACTGGTGTATGTAGCTTTGTGGTGCATACAAGAGAAGGCAAAACTAAGGCCTAACATGGCACAAGTGGTTGAGATGCTTGAAGGACATGTGGTTATAGATGAACCACCTGATACCCAAATGATTGTTGTTGATTTGTTATCCatggatgatgatgatggtggtggtggtggggaTTGTGATCATCGTCATTACAGGCCAAAAATCACTGTGATGGGATCTGATGTAGATTGCAATCCACCTACCTCAACTTCATCTTCATTTTCAATGTCTGTGCTATCAGGACGGTAG